The following are encoded together in the Prionailurus viverrinus isolate Anna chromosome B3, UM_Priviv_1.0, whole genome shotgun sequence genome:
- the LOC125168843 gene encoding olfactory receptor 4F15-like gives MDGPNDSVVSEFVLIGLSNSWEMHLFLFWFFSLFYMGIILGNLFIVFTVIIDSHLYTPMYFLLANLSLLDLGLSSTTVPKMISDLFTDCNIISFPKCMIQIFFIHVMGGVEMVLLIAMAYDRYTAICKPLHYLTIMSPKTCVSFVVAAWIVGIIHAVSQFVFVINLPFCGPNEVDSFYCDFPRVMKLACVDTYKLEFVIIANSGFISMATFFSLIISYIFILVTVWKRSSGDLSKAFVTLSAHITVVILFFMPCMFLYVWPFPTSSLDKYLFIVDFAITPVLNPAIYTLRNKDMRVAMRRLGKRIVHPSRI, from the coding sequence atGGATGGACCAAATGACTCTGTGGTATCTGAATTTGTATTGATTGGTCTTTCAAATTCATGGGAGATGcacctttttctcttttggttctTCTCTCTGTTCTACATGGGAATTATCCTAGGAAACCTCTTCATTGTGTTCACGGTAATTATTGATTCTCATTTatacacccccatgtacttcctATTGGCCAACCTCTCTCTTCTTGATCTAGGTCTGTCCTCTACCACAGTGCCCAAAATGATCTCTGATCTTTTCACTGACTGTAACATCATTTCCTTTCCAAAATGCATGATACagatattttttattcatgtCATGGGTGGAGTTGAGATGGTGCTGCTCATAGCCATGGCATATGACCGGTACACCGCAATCTGTAAACCTCTCCACTACCTGACCATCATGAGCCCCAAAACGTGTGTCTCCTTTGTAGTGGCTGCCTGGATAGTGGGGATAATCCATGCTGTATCTCAGTTTGTTTTTGTCATAAACCTGCCCTTTTGTGGCCCTAATGAAGTAGATAGTTTTTACTGTGATTTTCCTCGCGTCATGAAACTTGCTTGTGTAGACACTTACAAGCTAGAGTTTGTAATCATTGCCAATAGTGGGTTTATATCCATGGCTACTTTCTTCTCCTTAATTATATCCTATATCTTCATTTTGGTCACTGTCTGGAAACGTTCTTCAGGGGACTTGTCCAAAGCATTTGTCACACTGTCAGCTCACATCACtgtagtgattttgttttttatgccaTGCATGTTTCTCTATGTGTGGCCTTTCCCTACATCATCACTGGATAAGTATTTGTTCATAGTCGACTTCGCTATCACCCCCGTCTTGAATCCTGCCATCTATACATTAAGAAACAAAGACATGAGAGTGGCCATGAGAAGACTGGGCAAGCGGATTGTGCATCCTAGTCGTATCTAA